From the genome of Nicotiana sylvestris chromosome 1, ASM39365v2, whole genome shotgun sequence:
TCCAGTAAAATGAAATTCATAATATGAGGTAAATATCCAGAGAATATTTACCATAAAAGCAATGCAAAATAATAGGACTGTAAATGGAATTTCCAAGTGAGTTTCTGTATAAATGAATCCATCAAATATGTTCCTTTGCACCTCACGTTGCCAAAAATGACATCACCTCCAACCTTACTGTGATTAAGACTAGTGATACACAGACTAAAGTTCATGATCCACTCTTATGAAAATGAACTCCATTTATCTTCCCTGCACTGTAAAGAATTGCTTACCTCCATTGCACATAAACGGAAAGAATCAGACCTTAATGGTGCATTCAGCAGCAGGCCACAAGATTAGCCTATTAATTGATTCCATCTATCacttgagtcatttctcaagttCAAAGATCAAAATTTTAGAATTTAAGCATCAAGTGTCATCCAACACTCTGTGTTCTAGTGATTTGATCTAATTCCACTTCACCATGTCACCATTCTAAGCTCCTTTCTCCTATGCATTTATTCTGTTCAGGATGGTACATCCAACACGCTTCTATTATCTTACTACCCCTCCTTTGCCCAATGCCTTTATTATGTTTTGTTCATCATGAAGATGTAACACTATATTTGCATATAATTTCTATTCACCTTTTCCATACGTTCATATGTCCCAAAATATATGAATAGAAGTATAAATCAAAACATTAGTTATCATCATCACATCTGACCCTAATATTTACATCATCAGGTACCACACATAGAAAGCTATCACATTAAATATGGCGCTAAAATTCCTATATTGACATTATGTGTTTATCTCACTTCAGCATCAAACCGCAACATCAAGATATAACAACATTGACAGCATGTTCACGCTGCACCATTGACACAGTTCCAGTTCTACAGCTATATATACAAATATAGGAGGGAAGCATGAGTCGGCAGTAAAGGTAAAAATTTACCGCTTGGAGAAAGTGCTCTCGGAGGTGACAGTGATTTTTGTTTTGTCACGGGTGACAGTGACGGCGTCACCAAGAGCTCCAGCCTTTCCTCCGACCTTGATGCGCTCCTGCAGAAACTTCTCCAGTGAAGCGATATCCATGATCTTATCCTCAACAGGCTTTGAGCAATCAATCACGAAGGTTGCTCCCTTCTTCTTCCCACCCTTGGTGGCTCCGCTGCTTCCCTTACTCATCTTCTCCTGCGATTAAAGAAAAAACACAAACTCTACCTGCATTTCCAACAAATCACATACGTATCAGACATCGATGAACTGGATTGTGAAACGAATTGGAGAGAGAGAATTAGAGAACTGACCTGAGAAGCTGCGGCGATTTGGGAGGAACTATGAGAAGAAGAAAGGGTTAGGGTTTCGAGTGTGAGTTTATATATTGTTTTGTGAGATTTATGTCTCTGTGGATCGTCATTCCGGTCCATCAACATTTGGGCCCATTATTATGAGTCCACTCTCTCGTCTAGGCCCATTATTAGAAAGGATTGTGGATGCTTGTGAATtctcgtaaaaattgcacggggtgcCCTATTTGGTCGACCCAATTTAATCTATACCCATTTTtctaaaaacttttaacttgtacctattttttaaataacttcagtcccctttctcctcctccttctcctcctcaaagttatatccgcccTCAAACTCTTTCTGCTGGACAATCATAATAGGAACAGCGCCACAGTTGAGATACAAGTCGTTGAAATGTGGTGTAGATATTAAGAAGTTCCAATGCATGCAGATAAGTTGGCAACGGAGTAGGTCTTCTGCTGGAAGTCTGCTTAGAATATCCATCCATACATCATCTGGAAGAGGTTTACAATGCTCAGTTGAAATATAAGATCGAACTATTGTGATACTGACAATCTAGTTTCTTTGGTAAAAAGAAACATACTATTACTACCATGTAGAATTAAGAAAAAGGTTCCGAGGAATGACAAAGGCTTTGTCTTGGAAAAGCCTTTGGGAAGCATGAAAACCATAAGCCagttaaaaaacaaaaacttcagctctagaactgaagttcgctagttacaaaacaACAACtgcagctctagagctgaagttcgccatttacaaaacaaaaacttcagctctagaactgaactTCAGGCTCGTCTActaaaatgctgaagttttgcatgattgccttcgctacttcagccccgtatgctgaagttatgcgaaaaagcgggtacacttgcaatttttttACAAAGCGaccacaagttaaaacgtgacacaaagaGCGGGTATAAATGCAAATGCTCCTGAATTCTCATCACTATTTTACTTGGAAGGAAATGAATGAAGTGtctatgtaatttttattttaataaattgtTTAACCTCTAATCCTTCCATTTTTATTTTCACTCTTCTAATCCCTCTTGTTTTTGCCCCAAAGAAAAATAgtataaaggaaaaataaagcctataagagctttattatttttgttttttgtgaTATATAATATTTTACTCTTTTGTACTATTGGTCAAGTCATTTTGTTATTTTCCTGCCTTTGAGGCTCAATCCAAATTTTGTTTATCGATTAGAAAAGATAAATAGTGAATTTAACCGGCTATTTGTGTAACAATTCATTTTTTATTTATAGGTAGATAGATAAATCATTCTTTGAAACCAATAAAAAAATCGTCATGTATTAAGATTCAAACATATCAATCTTGTTGAGAGGTACTATCCAAAGTACTTTTTGGATGACACAAAAGAAAAGGTAAATAATTAGTTTTGGAGTGGTGAAAACATATATTCATATGGGTGTACAAGAAGTAAAATCGAAAAACATACTATTTATTTAGAGAAATCCATAAATCACCGCTTCGGAAATCAATTTTCCTAGAAATAACTCAATATTTAGAAGTTACAATTTGAACTACAGTATCACAAGTTTGAAGTTGTGTTACtccttttttccctctttttgtTTTGCTTTCCTACTCCATTTGCTAATTAAAATTTTCACCGCAATATCCGTATTTGATCGATGAAAATCCCTTCTAACTTGTCACATTTGAGTAAGAGAACTTATTTGTTTCAATCATTCAATGACTTAAGCATATATTGCTAATAGCTAGCTTATCAGCCAAAATAttcttttttgcattttttggttGATTTGTACGAAGGACAATTCTCAAATACTGCTTGAATTaattttcaaagaaaaattgaaaccaACTACTTTCT
Proteins encoded in this window:
- the LOC104249688 gene encoding large ribosomal subunit protein eL22y, translated to MSKGSSGATKGGKKKGATFVIDCSKPVEDKIMDIASLEKFLQERIKVGGKAGALGDAVTVTRDKTKITVTSESTFSKRYLKYLTKKYLKKNNVRDWLRVISANKDRNVYELRYFNIAENEAEEED